One stretch of Procambarus clarkii isolate CNS0578487 chromosome 35, FALCON_Pclarkii_2.0, whole genome shotgun sequence DNA includes these proteins:
- the LOC138371394 gene encoding uncharacterized protein — MVQEQMSSISRLITSCEEVLSQLGEYRGQLGDWKTHHLQLQDRLYALVEQNKSAMKLLELEDTSVVDMTTQGEEGKTQLQAMLGSLNTVNTAQEVFMTINEVDQCNMEVENWLRKCQELFPDVKTVHTSVKVEDLHRMREPVKRLVEAGRVLAVQEDQDGRRSARITLQDGQLYLHPLLRQPTPTHAHTLQESEVVGVLEPSCTLAFLDLGWAGSTRGRVTIRLTPDTPLARQFVLLCTGQRGHTYRNTKLLEVGGKGWPGECVEGGDYESNDGEGGAPLLPDLQGQYRESGQAGAVWARWRPGGPRSAQFTITTRDRQDGYLWSHVFGDVVSGLDMVRAAVNHSDIREVTVVDCGVVLPL, encoded by the exons ATGGTGCAGGAGCAGATGAGCAGCATCAGCCgcctcattactagctgtgaagaggtactgtcccagctgggggagtaccgggggcagttgggggactggaagactcatcacctccagctccaggacagactctatgctctggtagagcagaataAGTCAGCAATGAaactcttggaactggaggataccagtgtggtggatatgacaacacaaggagaggaagggaagactcagctgcaggccatgttggggagcctcaaCACAGTCAACACAGCACAGGAAGTATTCATGACCATCAATGAAGTTGACCAATGCAACATGGAGGTAGAAAATTGGCTCcggaagtgccaggaactcttcccagatgtcaagactgtccacacctcagtgaag gttgaggacctccacaggatgagggagcccgtcaagaggctggtggaggctggccgggtgttggccgtccaggaagaccaagatggccgccgctccgccaggataactctacaagacggacagctgtacctccacccacttctgcgtcagcccacgcccacccacgcccacaccctccag gagagtgaggttgtgggcgtgctggagccctcctgcaccctggcgttccttgacctcgggtgggcggggtcaacaagagggcgggtcaccatccggctgacccctgacactccgctggccagacagtttgtgttgttgtgtacgggccagcggggccacacctaccgcaacactaaactgttggaGGTGGGGGGCAAGGGTTGGCCGGGGGAGTGTGTGgagggcggagactacgagagtaatgatggtgagggaggagccccactgctgcctgacctccaggggcagtaccgggagTCAGGCCAGGCAGGAGCTGTGTGGGCCAGGTGGAGGCCGGGGGGTCCCAGGAGTGCccagttcaccatcaccaccagggaccgccaggaTGGTTACCTGTGGTCAcatgtcttcggtgatgtggtgagcggcctggatatggtgagggcagcagtcaaccacagtgacattagggAGGTGACTgtagtggactgtggtgttgtgctgccactctag